tctctctctctctctctctcaaatctcAGTGCTGATTCATGTCTGACTTTCACCAGAAGAGGAACAGCCAACtttcatcattttctgatttttcaatttattctgTATCATGTGACATATTTAATTTTGGTATTTCGTTTGTATCTTGTCTTATAGATGCGCATTTTGATTTAGGATACCTatatctttttatattttattgagtttctTCCGACCATTATCACAGGTACTCAAAGGATTTGAACCTAGTGAACGTTGTATGCTTCTAAAATTCGTAACCAGTTGTTCTCGAGCTCCATTACTTGGATTTAAACATTTGCAACCGATGTTTACAATCCATAAGGTATGTAATTGATCTTACAACTACGTGTATGTATCTAGTATGCAATTACTCAGGAATTTGGTCTTATATAGGTTGCATGCGATATCCCTCTTTGGGCAGCAATGAAAGGAGAGGATGTTGAGCGGCTTCCATCAGCGTCAACTTGCTATAATACTCTGAAGGTACAATAAATGGAAAATGCCCTCCTACCCCTTTCTAATTTTTCAATAACATTGCAATAGTAGAGTTCAGAACAGATACCAGACTATCAATTACATCTGCTGCTACTGAtgctcattttaattttttcggTTTGAAACTGCACTGATGATTTCATTCTCTGTGATGTTTGCAGCTTCCAACTTACAAACGTCCGAGCACTTTGAGAGCAAAACTTCTATATGCAATCAGTTCCAATGCAGGATTTGAACTTTCTTAAGGATCCCCTTCAGGTTATGCATTTTACTTGTCTTACTGAACCCTTAATGTTAATTCTATTTTGTAACAGTATTTCTCACCTGTTACATACTGAAAGCAAGATGGATTTTGAGCGTCCTTGATTGCATGGatttttaaacaataaaattattacAGATGAGCTATTATAGAAAGGGTTAAACCAAGATACTTTATATCATCCACTAAGATGGTAATTTCCACCTATAGTTTGAcatattagattttttttttttcttttcatgtataaaaaatatttggcaAATCATTAAGAAAGCATATTCAATAACTTCAGGTTTGTGCATGCAATATTAATTTTACTAACTTGGACCAGTTTAGAAAACTGGGCCATGATCTTACTTAAATGATCTCATAACACAAAGGATTGAAACACGTATAGCTTAGGAGACTTCAGACTATGAGGAAACTAAATTCTGGAACTAAACACCTAAATACCTATTTTTGATATCATAATATTTATAAGATAAAGAGAGTGCAGCAGTCTTAGCTTATGCCACTGGGGATATAGATTCAAGATATGAGGTCAAACCCCTGCTGAAGTATTTTGCCAGCCAAGACCTCGTTGGCAGCTTCAGAGGGATGGAAGCCATCCCAAAACACATATCCAGTTGCATTGGTACATGTTCCTACAGACCTAGAGTTGCAAAGCATAGAGGTTTCCAATCTACCTGTTCCACAACAAGCTCTTCTCGACTCAAAGAACCCTGTCAGATAATGGAATTTGGTTATCAAGTAATAAACGTAATAATCAATCCCATACATATTCGAACTATCTAATCTAAACTAACACAACAAACGCCAAACAAAAGCAATAGAGAGAATCTTTCTATTGATGCTAAAAAACAACTGTTTTTTTCGTAACTAGTATGGTGGTTCTTCTTGTtgcccttttttgtttttgtgtttttcacATTGATCAACTATTGAACAGAGGTGCTTTACCATTATCACCAGGGTTTGTGATCATATCCAGGACAGGCTGGAAGATATCGAACACTACAAGCTTGAGACCAGGGAGTCTGCTCTTCAAAATTTGAGATGTGTTGTTTAGCTTATTGTTGAATGAAATGGCATCTTGGTTGGGATGCACTGGTTTCTTCCTAAGCCAAATAGGGTGATTGCTGCTGGCAAACACCCAGTTGGTGGTAAGCTTATGACTCCAATCCTTCGCACTCCCAGTCCATACAAGTTCTGTCACAGTAATGCTTATGTCATGAGAGTGTATATGAAGAAACAGATGCAGAATGATGTCCAATTACTTTGCTGTATCAAACATGATTGAATTGTCTATTTAAATTCAAGGTCACCATTATGACACCTTTTCCCCCATATCGCACCTTTACTGAAGCTTTCAATTTAACTTCACCATAGGTAGCAGCGAATCTTATTGCAATCTAGAACTATATGATCACTTTTATTTGGGTTCAGGTTTGTGTTATGCGCAATTGCAATTTCTAGTTTTTAGATTTAGGTTTGGCTTTCGTCAGCAAACATCAATCAGCTATGAGattatttcttactttttGGGTCGTGTGTGTGTGGTGCTGTGTATAAAAAGTTAAGATAAGGGGAAAACATGCAGCATGCATAATCTGAGTTTGGAGTGACCTGAATGAAAGTGGAGTAGGATATCATGAGAATGTCTGAGAATTGGTCAGGTGAGTACACTTTAAGAAGGGGATTGATGTAATAGTTTTGAATGAAATCACTGGTCCCTGCACTTAGAAGGTGAATGGCTCCAGAGAATATGGCATTGGCTTTAGCTCTTCCCACCATACTCACCACTTCATTTTGATATTCCCTGTAGTTATTCAGCTGCCGGCTCAGCGAAATGGCACCCTACAAAACCAAAGATGGATCATATCATATCAACGCATTATACATCATGCAAAGTGCCGTGTCTGGAACAAATAGTTTCCTTTGCTATCAGGCATGATTTTTTGAAAGCTGTCCCTTATATGATcctttgctatatatataatttttattattattgcaGTACATCTATAATCAGAGAAATCATCACTGCAAGGAAATTATGACCCACCACTAACATTTTTCATGATGGCTTGGCACTGAGATATTGTAGCAAATTCAGTGAAGCAATCATGAGGTCATCCTCTTTGTCACCATAGGTGAGGCACACAGATATTGTAGCAAATTCTAACATGGGTTATTCTATAGGCCCTGAGATGAGGCCTTATCGCTTAACCATTAGATCAAACTAACAAATTTAATTCAATGGCATAGCTAAGAGATAGAGCCTCGTCTAAGGGCCTTGAATATAATGCCCTCACTATAAAATTCTACCATATATGCATATGTACGATACATTGGAGCAAATTTACTTGAAAGCAGTTTATGATTTTATGAGGAATGGCCAGTCAATTGAGTAAATGGACCTTGTGATGGCCCCGCCTCAAGGGCCAGCACTTTACACACTCAGACTAAATTGTTAGTTTCTTTACACCTCCTGCCTAATTGTTGGTTCATCACTAAGGCCTATTTTCATAGACAGTTCATCTGGGGTTtctgttattattattatttgttaatttagCGCTTAGTGTGTGTTTTTTGAAAAGCGTTTAgctgtgcggctatactctataaatagaatattacaatagtatagccgcgcggctattcTCATTGAATAGCATAAcctgaatttatttttttaattactttaattagtagttatgttttaattattacttagtgaataattagtattttaatattttaatatattttattttgattcaataatatgtgagtatTTTGTgaataatacgtgaattttgcatgtataattttgtaaaaaataagtgTATTAAACAATAAAGACTAgggtaatggcctaatagtaatggataatgctctaaactactcttatcgataaacaaaaattggaaaaaaaataattataaaaaatatatatcacaGTATCTATGTAAAGAGCATAGccatttatttaaaaaaaaatttaaaataaactaccacaatacagccgcacggctatacatgtttttataaataaaaaataaagtatagccgcgcagctatactatttatttatttttaaaaagggcCCGCGTAGCCCTTAGCGCGTGTTTTTGTggaaagagtatagccgttcggctatacgcTATAAAAGAATATTACAAACGTTTAGCCGGGCGCCTATAatctataaatagaattttttaaaagtataacAGCACGGATATATCCATTGAATAGCATCGTctaaatttatcttttttaattactttaattaatagttatgttttaattattatttacttagtgaataattagtatttaaatattttaattcaagAATTCCTCCGACTGACACCCCGCCGATCCAGCCCAAACCCATCGCCACCGCCGCTCTCCTCTCCAACACAACCAAACTTCACCTCGCCCAGATTACTGCGAGTTGAGTCGCTCGAGTTGCCgctttcattttcaacttACCCAACTTCAGCAGAGATGAAAATTGGGCAGCAAAtattaccaaaaagaaaaaaaagaaaaaagggcaGCAACATCACCTTTCAAGATGCCAAGATGGACAATTCAAAAtgcaaatttcaaaacaaatgtCTGGTATTATCAAACCAATTAGcaagaatttgaaattttagtcAAATTAAAAGGCTcgaattcaaatttcagatacatatCAAGACACCCATGGATCTGGTGAAGGGGGAGATCCAGTGTTGGGATGTGTTGgataggagagagagagagagaggaggggggCTGGCTGTttgagacagagagagaggagggggtTTGAGACAGAGAGCACACCCAACCCAGATGtgagacagagagaaagagagaggtgCTGCGGGGATGGGTGTGGAGTGTCAAGGCTCAGAGGATGGGAGTGGCGCTGGCTTTTGTGAtttactctgttttttttttttcttcttcttcaattctcTGGTTGTTcgttcatgtttttttttttttttttttcgtctctctctctcaaatcttTGCGATTTGGggagttcaatttttctttccttcttttaatattattttattatatttgttcattgtttaagtttttaaatacttttaaatattttattaatatattattgaatGTGTGGCCCAATGTCTAAAGAGTctagccgtacggctatactaaaaagacttttaaaaatggaaaaatacagtgtatagccacgcggctatactagttatgaataaataaaaagagagtatagccgcgcggctatactaatctataaatataatatttcgGGTTTAGGGTCGTTCGGCGACACCCCATATGTAGAAtgttttaaaaagtatagccgcgcggctatacgcaTTGAATATCATAATctaaatttctcttttttaattactttacttaatagttatgttttaattattatttacttagtgaataattagtattttaatattttaattcaataatatatgagtattttgtgaattttgtgtgtattattgaaaattttataaaaaataagtgtattaaacatgaaaaatacatatatacgtGTACAATATAAGTATTAAAcgtgaaaatgctaaattctttatacgggtaatTAACTCTGGAAAAGTAAATACTCAAAATAGGACAATAGAGATTTGAGTAATAGCCTAATAGTAATGAATAATAATCTAAACTATTCTTATCGATAAACAAGAATTGGGAAATAACAATTAGAAACAAAAGATTGTAGTATCTATgtaaaaatgaatttaaacAAAAGACCCCAGTaaagccgtgcggctatactcttgtgataaaaaagaaaatccggagtatagccgcgcggctatactatttagaCGACCCGCCCATGAACAGTTTTTTCTCGTTGTGCAGGACGTTTGGATGGGCCGTCGATCAGCAAAGCGGGCCGGGTTATGGCCTAATGGGAATTCCTCTCCTcatcattaaaataaaataaaataaagcattAAAAAGTATGTTACAAAATCAATGTTCTAATATTGCCTTCAACTATATACATGTATTTTTGCAACCTATCTTATATCTAGATAAATCTTTCTCAACTAAATGGTAAAATATCTTAGTTTTATTCATTCAGCTGGCTAAGGATTTTGAAATCAAAGACTTGGGTATCCTGAGATATTTTCAAGGGATTGAAGTGGCTCATTCAAAATAGGGAATCTTTGtttcacaaagaaaatatgtgCTAGatcttttaattgaaataggGATGCTAACTTGCAAGCCTGTGGACACTCAAATAGAACAAAATCATAGATTAGGTGAACAGACGGATGATACCCATGTTGACAAGGAGAGATATTAGAGATTGGTaggaaaattaatttatttggcTTATACACAACCATATATAGTCTATGCAGTGAGTGTTGTTAGTCGGTTTATGCACTTCTTACGAGCCACGAGAAGTTCACATGCATGCAGTTGAAAGAATACTTAGATACTTAAAATCAGCACCTGGTAAGGgtcttttgttttccaaaccTAATCATTTTGGAGTTGAAGCCTACAAAGATGTAGATTGGGCTGGTTCTATTTCATATCGAAGATCCACTACATGGTATTGCACAATTGTGGGTGGCGACTTAGTGACATGGCGAAGTAGTCAGTTGTTGCTACGTCCGGTTCTGAAGCAGAATTCAAGGGCCAAGGCCCATGGTGTGTGTGAATTACTTTGGTTGAGGATTTTTCTAAGAGATTTGAAGATTGCGTATAAGGATCCTATGAACCTATGTTGTGATAATAAGGCAGCCATCAGCATTGTTCATAGCCCAATTCAACATGATAggactaaacatgttgagatTGACAGACACTTTATAAAGGAGAAATTGACAGAAGGTGTGATTTGCACCCCATATGTGAGAAGCGAGGATCAACTTGCTGATAGTCTAACTAAGGGAGTCTCCAGCAAGGTAATAACGATGGAGTTATCATGACATTCATGCAtatcataaattaataaatatgttGAATTATATGTTTTGCATCACCTAGTTTAGTCGTGAAAATTTCCCTTGATAAGACTTTTGTTCCTACTGAGTTGTGTTTTCAATCACCATTTTATAGGTGTAAAAACTATGTTATTGTGTTTCGTTATAATACTAATGCCAGAAATGAGTATATACTTAACTTAGTATTATTTATAACCCTAGTGATAGATAAAGGGATTGCCATAAAATATAGGGGTGTGCATGGGTTCAAATCAATTCGTATCCGAGCCAATATATATTggattatgaattttttcaatccAATTCGATCTAATGTAATtgatattggattggattgaatGATCAATTTTCATTATGAAAAAAGATAATAGTGAAATATTTATCGTCATGTTAAATATAATCAAACATCTTAATATAAGTAAATGTAAAATAGAAATGAAATGCTAgagaaatttatttaattctaTAATGCACTAAACATAACTCCATCAAATGACTTAAAATGTGCAAAACTttcttaattacaattatgtaCATTAGCAAAACAAGCATGAAACTAATTGAACTGGATTGGATTTGAACAAGCAAATCCATCATC
Above is a genomic segment from Prunus dulcis chromosome 7, ALMONDv2, whole genome shotgun sequence containing:
- the LOC117635408 gene encoding LOW QUALITY PROTEIN: GDSL esterase/lipase At5g03810-like (The sequence of the model RefSeq protein was modified relative to this genomic sequence to represent the inferred CDS: inserted 1 base in 1 codon), encoding MLVVGHNFLAVMISLIIDGAISLSRQLNNYREYQNEVVSMVGRAKANAIFSGAIHLLSAGTSDFIQNYYINPLLKVYSPDQFSDILMISYSTFIQNLYGLGVRRIGVISLPPTGCLPAAITLFGLGRNQCIXNQDAISFNNKLNNTSQILKSRLPGLKLVVFDIFQPVLDMITNPGDNGFFESRRACCGTGRLETSMLCNSRSVGTCTNATGYVFWDGFHPSEAANEVLAGKILQQGFDLIS